In Zingiber officinale cultivar Zhangliang chromosome 11B, Zo_v1.1, whole genome shotgun sequence, a single window of DNA contains:
- the LOC122033893 gene encoding uncharacterized protein LOC122033893, with protein sequence MVPHTDGLNKPLEQGLPVVQVLVALMQLFIVTTECPSASVALKTRKRARDDGDFKRVAEIVMVLSTLGHMRGGKEPAAAEKALVTEAMERLLVMCQAIKPKDLISTEAVRVVAKDLGLNRSKDPALGFQPPRMSITEKLMLTKKKMEVSKETNVHSSVHSSQQLPVSVGAKSESRGTIASGASRISQDKSPMPTCSGGFHNSSTISHVPVLAWAAPNLKQSLISDALNLFSIAAENPPHKIPTISSMQSPSVATVSRFSQPNKLLDHTSIRLEGIAGANDSQSSHQMKNQEIKSSTVQAGQGGLHITHQPTQGLAFFHAPSLYTNHNEIDTESLLVCDACEKGNHLKCLQSYGSKDIPKAEWHCPSCLASSNGKTLPPKYGRVTRAPVLAPRTTPNTSINVASKKTEDLNPNTSRRKALPNNNSYVSQHSNSSNLGGSHYDSMVIGAEMDSRTNGVKRDNEKCDVVGDHLEKTNGSVCANSDASYGYPNDIENDSGFNVLIYLSNGNIHLYQTSPHNLTSRTRMIVTFEKYMRTLKPLSY encoded by the exons TTTCATCGTCACTACTGAATGCCCCTCCGCCAGTGTAGCTCTGAAGACCAGGAAGAGGGCGAGGGACGACGGTGATTTCAAGAGAGTCGCGGAGATCGTTATGGTTTTGTCGACCTTGGGACATATGCGAGGCGGCAAGGAACCGGCGGCGGCAGAGAAGGCGCTGGTGACCGAGGCCATGGAGAGGCTTTTGGTGATGTGCCAGGCCATCAAACCGAAGGATCTCATCTCCACGGAGGCTGTGAGGGTCGTGGCGAAGGATCTCGGGCTGAACAGGTCTAAGGATCCTGCTTTGGGATTCCAGCCACCCAGGATGTCCATCACAGAAAAGTTGATGTTGACCAAGAAAAAG ATGGAAGTGTCCAAGGAAACAAACGTGCATTCATCCGTTCATTCCTCTCAACAGCTTCCTGTAAGTGTTGGTGCAAAATCTGAATCTCGGGGTACCATTGCATCTGGTGCTTCTAGGATTTCACAGGACAAGAGTCCTATGCCAACATGCTCTGGAGGATTTCATAATTCTTCAACTATATCTCATGTTCCTGTGCTAGCCTGGGCTGCCCCTAATTTGAAGCAGTCACTGATTAGTGATGC GCTTAATTTATTTTCTATTGCAGCTGAAAATCCACCTCATAAAATCCCAACCATCTCTTCCATGCAATCACCATCTGTTGCTACTGTGTCAAGGTTTAGCCAACCAAACAAATTGTTGGATCATACTTCAATTAGGTTAGAGGGTATTGCCGGTGCAAATGATAGCCAATCTTCTCATCAGATGAAAAATCAGGAAATAAAGTCTTCTACAGTTCAAGCAGGACAAGGAGGCCTACATATTACACATCAACCTACTCAAGGCTTGGCATTCTTTCATGCACCTTCTCTTTATACCAATCACAATGAGATTG ATACAGAAAGTTTGCTTGTCTGTGATGCTTGTGAGAAAGGAAACCATTTGAAATGTCTTCAATCTTATGGCAGCAAAGACATTCCTAAAGCAGAATGGCATTGCCCAAGCTGCTTGGCATCAAGTAATGGAAAGACCTTGCCACCCAAATATGGAAGGGTCACAAGAGCTCCTGTTCTAGCACCAAGAACTACTCCAAATACAAGCATCAATGTTGCTTCTAAGAAAACAGAAGATTTGAATCCTAACACTAGTCGACGGAAAGCACTACCCAACAACAATTCTTATGTGTCTCAACATTCCAAttcttcgaatttgggtggtagCCATTATGATTCAATGGTAATTGGTGCTGAAATGGATTCGAGGACAAATGGAGTTAAGAGAGACAATGAAAAATGTGATGTAGTAGGTGATCATTTGGAGAAAACAAATGGATCTGTATGTGCTAATTCTGATGCATCTTATGGGTATCCCAACGATATTGAGAATGATAGTGGCTTCAATGTTctcatatatctttcaaatggaaatATCCATCTATACCAAACTAGTCCTCACAACTTGACCTCACGCACAAGAATGATAGTAACATTTGAAAAATATATGAGAACATTGAAGCCACTATCATATTAA